A window from Rhizosphaericola mali encodes these proteins:
- a CDS encoding L-serine ammonia-lyase, which yields MPRESISVFDMFKIGVGPSSSHTLGPWRAALLFVAKAKKKFGLENIIGLHVYLYGSLAKTGHGHGTDIAVQMGLLGENPETTDVNNIFPTIEKLKVDKEMLLGGEEKIAFDPEKDIVFLYSESLPFHPNALTFLIDLKNGEKFSDTWYSIGGGFVVQEGDDDFTTTRPVDLPFPIDNSKDLQFWCIKTGMTIHEIVMENELTWRDEKKTVDGVLRIWQTMKECIYRGCHTKGELPGGLHVRRRAFELNKRLMNGAKYSNYEEWMDAIKNLPKDFNAVLDWISCFALAVNEENASFGRVVTAPTNGAAGVIPAVLQYYILFCGGDSEEKIVNFLLTASEIGSIFKKGATISAAMGGCQAEIGVSSAMAAGALTESLGGTQKQALMAAEIAMEHHLGLTCDPIGGLVQVPCIERNTMGAIKAITASQLALQSGPDYAKVSLDKVVRTMWETALDMNSKYKETSDGGLAVHVPLSLSEC from the coding sequence ATGCCCAGAGAATCGATTTCCGTATTTGATATGTTTAAAATAGGCGTTGGACCTTCTAGTTCGCATACATTGGGACCTTGGAGAGCCGCGCTTTTATTCGTTGCAAAAGCTAAGAAAAAATTTGGATTGGAAAATATTATCGGTTTGCATGTGTATCTATATGGCTCTCTTGCGAAAACTGGACATGGCCACGGAACGGATATCGCCGTACAAATGGGACTTTTAGGAGAAAATCCTGAAACCACAGATGTCAACAATATCTTCCCTACGATTGAAAAATTGAAAGTAGACAAAGAAATGCTTTTGGGTGGGGAAGAAAAAATAGCCTTTGATCCAGAAAAAGATATCGTCTTTTTATATAGTGAATCTTTGCCGTTTCATCCCAATGCTTTGACATTTTTGATTGATTTGAAAAATGGAGAAAAGTTCAGTGATACTTGGTATTCTATCGGTGGAGGATTTGTGGTGCAAGAGGGCGATGATGATTTTACTACAACACGCCCAGTCGACTTGCCATTTCCCATAGATAATTCCAAAGATTTACAATTTTGGTGTATCAAAACGGGTATGACCATTCACGAAATTGTCATGGAAAATGAATTGACCTGGCGAGATGAGAAAAAAACGGTGGATGGCGTCCTTCGTATCTGGCAGACGATGAAAGAATGTATCTATCGCGGTTGCCATACAAAAGGCGAATTGCCCGGAGGATTGCATGTACGTCGGCGTGCATTTGAGTTAAATAAGCGATTGATGAATGGTGCGAAATATTCCAATTATGAAGAGTGGATGGATGCCATCAAAAATCTACCGAAGGATTTCAATGCTGTTTTGGATTGGATCAGTTGTTTTGCGTTAGCGGTAAATGAAGAAAACGCCTCTTTTGGACGTGTAGTTACGGCTCCAACCAATGGCGCAGCAGGTGTAATTCCTGCGGTTTTGCAATATTACATTCTTTTCTGTGGTGGAGATTCAGAGGAAAAAATTGTGAATTTCCTTTTAACAGCATCTGAAATAGGAAGTATTTTCAAAAAAGGCGCTACAATTTCCGCAGCAATGGGCGGTTGTCAAGCAGAGATCGGCGTTTCGTCAGCAATGGCAGCAGGAGCTCTAACAGAATCTCTTGGTGGTACACAAAAACAAGCATTGATGGCAGCAGAGATAGCGATGGAGCATCATCTTGGATTGACTTGTGATCCAATAGGCGGTTTGGTCCAAGTTCCCTGTATCGAGCGTAACACGATGGGAGCTATAAAAGCGATTACTGCATCCCAATTGGCACTGCAATCTGGTCCAGATTATGCAAAAGTATCTTTGGATAAAGTCGTACGTACGATGTGGGAAACAGCATTGGACATGAATAGTAAATACAAAGAAACTTCCGATGGAGGTCTAGCGGTACACGTCCCATTAAGTCTGAGCGAATGTTAA
- a CDS encoding M48 family metallopeptidase — translation MLKKIVPFILLFAGIVSGCSTNAITGRSQLSLVSNQEMESMALTQYKQFLSQNKVVTLSTNKDVEMVKRVGSRIANAITQYYSSLGKGNPLAGYQWEFNLVDSKEVNAWCMPGGKVVVYTGLLPVTQNEASLAIVLGHEITHAVAEHGKEQYSQQLVASGLQSLGGVALSSNPTAKTLFNSLYGAGTQVGMMHFSRKDELEADHYGLIFAAMAGYNPQVAIPFWKRMAALSNGSSTPALLSSHPSDATRIAALEKEMPEALRYYKPIK, via the coding sequence ATGTTAAAAAAAATTGTACCATTCATACTGCTATTTGCAGGCATTGTATCTGGTTGCTCCACCAATGCAATTACAGGAAGAAGTCAACTATCTCTTGTTTCCAATCAGGAGATGGAATCTATGGCTTTGACACAATACAAACAATTTCTTTCTCAAAACAAAGTAGTCACTCTATCAACAAACAAAGATGTTGAAATGGTAAAGCGCGTAGGTTCTAGAATCGCAAATGCCATCACACAATATTACAGTTCACTTGGTAAAGGCAATCCACTAGCAGGATATCAATGGGAATTTAATCTAGTTGATAGCAAAGAAGTAAACGCATGGTGTATGCCCGGCGGAAAAGTGGTAGTCTACACTGGTTTATTACCCGTAACGCAAAATGAAGCATCCCTTGCTATCGTTTTGGGACACGAGATTACACATGCGGTTGCAGAACATGGAAAAGAACAATATAGCCAACAACTTGTAGCATCTGGCTTACAATCTCTCGGAGGCGTTGCACTAAGCTCCAATCCTACTGCAAAAACTTTATTTAATTCTTTATACGGAGCTGGCACTCAAGTTGGAATGATGCATTTTAGCAGAAAAGATGAATTAGAAGCGGACCATTATGGATTAATATTCGCAGCGATGGCAGGATATAATCCACAGGTAGCGATTCCATTTTGGAAAAGAATGGCCGCATTGAGTAATGGCAGCAGCACTCCTGCCCTATTAAGTAGTCATCCATCGGACGCAACCAGAATTGCAGCACTAGAAAAAGAGATGCCAGAGGCACTCAGATACTACAAACCCATAAAATAA
- a CDS encoding phosphatase PAP2 family protein → MKTKLARVISIIGHPLLTISVLVIFLTHQLLSSRQANWISGIIIFGVTIPITLYNLVKMRRGKFANFDVSNQQERKGFYPFAIGLMLALTFYFYFTQGQTPLVLSCLCFLLMLLFFGLLNLRIKASLHAGINFYIAFILLHYAKAWGIPMLLFAFLILISRKMLQRHSWLELICGAILGSITGLVNGHFL, encoded by the coding sequence ATGAAAACAAAATTGGCAAGAGTTATATCGATAATTGGTCATCCACTTTTGACAATTTCCGTTTTAGTTATTTTTTTGACACATCAATTACTCTCGTCGCGCCAAGCCAATTGGATATCGGGTATCATTATTTTTGGGGTAACTATTCCCATTACTCTATATAATTTAGTCAAAATGCGTCGGGGAAAATTTGCCAATTTTGATGTATCAAATCAACAAGAGCGCAAAGGCTTTTATCCTTTTGCCATTGGACTGATGCTTGCCTTGACCTTTTATTTTTATTTTACACAAGGTCAAACTCCTTTAGTATTAAGTTGTCTCTGTTTTTTACTGATGTTGCTATTTTTTGGGTTGTTGAATCTTAGGATAAAAGCTTCCTTACACGCTGGTATCAATTTTTACATCGCTTTCATTTTGCTTCATTACGCAAAAGCATGGGGGATTCCCATGCTCTTATTTGCTTTTCTCATATTGATTTCTCGTAAAATGCTACAACGACATTCTTGGTTAGAATTGATTTGCGGCGCCATATTAGGAAGTATTACTGGGTTGGTAAATGGTCATTTTTTATAG
- a CDS encoding DUF4397 domain-containing protein, producing the protein MRITTLLFIALGLFIFLISCSKNDSSVPALTAMKFTNAYPGHTYDIYTNDNKLVSSLTYDSSTSYAYGEPKIYSIKINETGSSTDLVNGIQQLQSGVNYSMYLAPVVNIADSSLVSDAVSSVILNDNTTIPNIDTCKIRIIDLAPFTPIVNFVFSQDGRTARADTLWPSLNRYFNDQETYSSRTAFFQIPSGVWHVNYLKAIDSTVLISRSTLNFQSRGVYTIYLKGVANGQGGIYTVSSTIISQ; encoded by the coding sequence ATGAGAATTACAACATTATTATTTATTGCTTTAGGTTTGTTCATATTCCTAATTTCATGTTCAAAAAATGATTCATCTGTCCCTGCACTGACAGCGATGAAATTTACCAACGCTTATCCAGGGCATACATATGATATCTACACGAATGATAATAAATTAGTTAGTAGTTTAACTTATGACTCATCTACCTCATATGCTTATGGAGAACCAAAAATTTATTCCATAAAAATTAACGAAACTGGTAGTTCAACAGACTTGGTGAATGGAATTCAGCAGTTGCAATCTGGAGTTAACTACTCAATGTATTTAGCTCCAGTTGTGAATATTGCAGATAGCTCATTGGTAAGTGATGCTGTATCATCTGTAATTCTCAATGATAATACCACAATTCCCAATATCGATACTTGTAAAATTCGTATCATAGACTTAGCACCTTTCACTCCGATTGTGAATTTTGTATTTTCACAAGATGGGCGTACTGCTAGGGCAGACACATTGTGGCCTTCGTTGAATAGATATTTTAATGACCAAGAAACCTATAGTAGCAGAACCGCATTTTTCCAAATTCCTTCAGGTGTATGGCATGTTAATTATTTGAAAGCAATTGACTCAACAGTCTTAATAAGTAGATCTACGCTCAATTTTCAATCAAGAGGAGTATATACAATATATCTAAAGGGTGTTGCTAATGGACAAGGTGGCATTTATACCGTATCGTCTACAATTATTTCCCAATAA
- a CDS encoding MlaE family ABC transporter permease: protein MMKRFFEDLGAYMIMFRRMLRRPENFGMLWKRFIQSCYIVGVQTLPIIIIISFCMGMVMVMVCEKMIDNPVVPPYMVGMVTREILLLELTPTGMSALIACVVGFRMTFYVGNLKMNEQVDALETMGINTASFIVFPFVLASFIMIPCLLIISIIVSLLGGWFLCYATNLIPAAQYLIGLQFNFQNLSVEMLVIKSLIFSILISTIAGFCGYSFSGTVKDLSKRSTYSITLNCIVLIIFDYIITSFILQ, encoded by the coding sequence ATGATGAAACGTTTTTTTGAAGATTTAGGAGCATATATGATTATGTTTCGCCGGATGCTTCGTCGCCCGGAGAATTTTGGTATGCTTTGGAAACGATTTATCCAATCCTGCTATATCGTCGGTGTGCAGACTTTACCGATCATCATCATTATTTCCTTTTGCATGGGAATGGTGATGGTAATGGTTTGTGAAAAAATGATCGACAATCCAGTTGTACCTCCTTATATGGTCGGAATGGTTACTAGAGAAATTCTATTGTTGGAATTAACCCCTACAGGAATGTCTGCTTTAATTGCTTGCGTCGTTGGTTTTAGAATGACATTTTACGTAGGGAATCTCAAAATGAACGAACAGGTCGATGCCTTAGAAACGATGGGAATAAATACAGCATCATTTATCGTATTTCCCTTTGTATTAGCCTCATTTATTATGATCCCTTGTCTATTGATTATTTCTATAATTGTAAGTTTATTAGGAGGTTGGTTTCTGTGCTATGCAACTAACTTGATACCAGCAGCACAATATTTAATCGGCTTACAATTCAATTTTCAAAATTTAAGTGTAGAAATGCTTGTAATAAAGTCTCTTATTTTTTCCATTCTTATTTCTACAATTGCAGGTTTTTGTGGGTATTCCTTTTCTGGGACAGTTAAAGATTTAAGTAAAAGATCAACCTATAGCATTACTTTAAATTGTATTGTGTTGATCATATTTGATTACATTATAACAAGTTTTATTTTACAATAA
- the apaG gene encoding Co2+/Mg2+ efflux protein ApaG, producing the protein MNSLISEGIKISVETFYQNGQSNPLAHEFIFSYRITIENLNSFSVKLLSRQWYIFDSNNERREVQGEGVVGLQPVINGGNTFQYMSGCNLNSEMGRMLGYYNFENLDNQHLFEVKIPAFELVAPLKMN; encoded by the coding sequence ATGAACTCTTTAATCTCAGAAGGTATCAAGATAAGTGTTGAAACTTTTTACCAAAATGGCCAAAGCAATCCTTTGGCGCATGAGTTTATATTTTCCTATAGAATTACGATCGAAAACCTCAATTCTTTTTCCGTAAAATTACTCAGCCGTCAATGGTATATATTTGACAGTAATAATGAACGCCGTGAAGTACAAGGTGAAGGCGTCGTCGGCTTGCAACCAGTGATCAACGGAGGCAACACATTTCAATACATGAGCGGTTGCAATCTTAATTCCGAAATGGGAAGAATGCTAGGCTACTACAACTTTGAAAATTTGGATAATCAGCACTTATTCGAAGTCAAAATCCCAGCTTTTGAATTGGTAGCTCCTCTAAAAATGAATTAA
- a CDS encoding PepSY-associated TM helix domain-containing protein, which yields MGKKWKFFRSWDRHQKSWYGKWHLYLGIIAGSIIAIIALTGSILVFRDEIDKALNPKLFEVLSSQKRLSPDAVYQIFHKEHPKIAVNYIYQPNENPTSTYIFYSYGEQKQYFVNPFNGDICGKRLYESGFINVVMRIHTSLLIESYGQYVTGIASLILLILTISGLRLWIPKQWKNLKSVLTVKKGAHWKRQNYDWHNILGFYSAPIVTILSLTGFCITFYLPIVGLAFLLSGKSPNIASEIYSKQSTYIKGKSPQTLEQAIQKGAIAFPQSKAMGIALPSDSLGAYRLDLKSSGGNEEGNREMAVIDQYSGKILMTSREFPNIGNAILSWLMPLHYGTFGGMPTRILAMLGGLIPLALFITGFIIWQPRWKKQRYKTDKPKLKKSEKLSNRIYFKLNCKLGIKYALWTILIAGCCGMLYGLFSGIVFRPALFAIIFIGFLALLNFVVAFGSLLFNIIILVPFKKFYQPILRYFAISLMYFLFFGILYNLLMNTGLHLF from the coding sequence ATGGGTAAAAAATGGAAGTTTTTTCGCAGCTGGGATCGTCATCAAAAATCCTGGTATGGTAAATGGCATTTATATCTTGGTATAATTGCTGGGAGTATTATTGCCATCATCGCATTGACAGGAAGCATTTTAGTATTTAGAGACGAAATTGACAAAGCACTGAATCCAAAATTATTTGAAGTTCTTTCTTCTCAAAAACGTCTTTCCCCTGATGCCGTCTATCAGATTTTTCACAAAGAGCATCCCAAAATTGCGGTTAATTATATCTATCAGCCCAATGAAAATCCTACATCAACCTATATATTTTACAGTTATGGTGAGCAAAAACAATATTTTGTCAATCCATTTAACGGAGATATATGTGGAAAAAGGTTGTATGAAAGTGGATTTATCAATGTAGTAATGCGTATACATACGTCTTTACTTATTGAATCTTATGGACAATATGTAACGGGAATTGCATCTTTGATCTTGTTAATCCTGACCATAAGTGGTTTACGTCTTTGGATACCCAAACAGTGGAAAAATCTTAAATCAGTCCTTACTGTTAAGAAAGGAGCGCATTGGAAACGTCAAAATTATGATTGGCATAATATATTGGGATTTTACTCCGCTCCAATTGTTACTATACTTTCCTTAACTGGTTTTTGTATCACATTTTATTTACCTATTGTTGGATTAGCGTTTTTACTCAGTGGAAAATCGCCCAATATTGCATCAGAAATTTATTCCAAACAATCTACATACATTAAGGGAAAATCGCCGCAGACATTGGAGCAAGCAATTCAAAAGGGAGCTATTGCTTTTCCCCAAAGTAAAGCTATGGGTATTGCGTTGCCCAGCGATTCGCTCGGCGCTTATCGATTGGACTTAAAATCATCCGGAGGCAACGAAGAAGGCAATAGAGAGATGGCTGTCATAGATCAATATTCTGGTAAAATACTCATGACTAGTAGAGAATTTCCCAATATTGGTAATGCTATTTTAAGTTGGTTGATGCCTTTACATTATGGAACGTTTGGCGGAATGCCTACGAGGATTTTGGCTATGTTAGGCGGATTAATTCCTTTAGCCTTATTTATAACCGGATTTATTATCTGGCAACCTAGATGGAAAAAACAACGATACAAAACTGACAAGCCTAAACTAAAAAAATCAGAAAAACTGTCTAATCGTATTTATTTCAAACTCAATTGCAAATTGGGAATCAAATATGCACTTTGGACCATTTTAATAGCCGGCTGTTGTGGGATGCTCTATGGATTGTTTTCGGGTATTGTATTTCGACCAGCACTATTTGCCATTATTTTTATTGGCTTTTTGGCTTTGCTTAATTTCGTAGTAGCATTTGGATCTTTGTTATTCAATATTATTATTTTGGTGCCATTTAAAAAATTTTATCAACCGATATTGCGCTACTTTGCTATATCCTTGATGTATTTCTTGTTTTTTGGTATTCTTTATAACCTTCTAATGAATACTGGGCTGCACTTATTTTAA
- a CDS encoding trimeric intracellular cation channel family protein, whose protein sequence is MSTLDVIVYITIFVAACTGALKARAFHMDIFGGLVMALVMSFGGGSIREILMGNKVKWLNDYAAFVLVGSAVVITFIFKRRIIKYRKIIFFTDAVTLGLFTVIGIESGFDNGLAKPFAIMMGVITATFGGLIADIISNTVPTLLKKGEMYATASAIGGAIYILNPYFGMDKNTNMIICIVLIVFIRILSKWKKLMLPEI, encoded by the coding sequence ATGAGCACACTTGACGTTATTGTTTACATTACCATATTTGTTGCAGCTTGTACTGGAGCACTAAAGGCTAGAGCATTTCACATGGACATTTTTGGTGGACTTGTTATGGCGCTTGTGATGTCATTTGGTGGCGGTAGTATCCGTGAGATACTCATGGGCAATAAGGTAAAATGGTTGAATGACTATGCAGCATTTGTCTTAGTTGGTTCTGCCGTTGTAATTACATTTATATTTAAAAGAAGAATTATCAAGTATCGTAAGATTATCTTTTTTACTGATGCTGTAACACTGGGATTATTTACTGTTATTGGTATTGAGTCAGGATTTGATAATGGTTTGGCGAAGCCATTTGCAATTATGATGGGAGTAATTACGGCTACATTTGGTGGGTTAATTGCAGATATAATCAGTAATACAGTGCCTACTTTATTGAAAAAAGGAGAAATGTATGCGACCGCAAGTGCCATTGGAGGGGCGATCTATATATTAAATCCTTATTTCGGAATGGATAAAAATACCAATATGATTATTTGTATCGTCTTAATTGTATTTATCCGAATCCTGTCGAAATGGAAAAAATTAATGCTACCTGAGATTTAA
- the prmA gene encoding 50S ribosomal protein L11 methyltransferase — translation MKNYKEILIPVQDDSLVDLYIGLLSNIGFDGFEQTDTDLKAYIDALDYEEDVLKTISETNHFSYQINTIEEQNWNALWESNFEPIQVDDFVGIRADFHLPIENVQYEIRITPKMSFGTGHHATTYMMIAQMQNLNFTGKKVLDFGTGTGILAILAEKLGAKEIIAIDNDPWSIDNTEENVQKNDCKSIEVQLASSIIAFPSENFDIILANINRNIILDNWQDLDKKVKKEGFILLSGLLAEDESTIQEKANQSGWRHCNTQARRQWISVLYQK, via the coding sequence ATGAAAAATTATAAAGAGATTCTCATTCCAGTACAAGACGATTCGTTGGTGGATTTATATATTGGATTATTGAGCAATATTGGCTTTGACGGTTTTGAACAAACAGATACAGACTTGAAAGCCTACATCGATGCCCTTGATTATGAGGAAGATGTATTGAAAACTATTTCTGAAACAAACCATTTTTCCTATCAAATCAATACAATTGAGGAGCAAAACTGGAATGCATTATGGGAATCAAATTTTGAACCTATACAAGTAGATGATTTTGTGGGGATTCGTGCTGATTTTCATTTGCCCATCGAAAATGTACAATACGAAATCAGAATAACTCCTAAAATGAGTTTCGGCACGGGACATCATGCAACGACGTATATGATGATCGCCCAAATGCAAAATTTGAATTTTACTGGCAAAAAAGTACTAGATTTCGGAACAGGAACAGGGATTTTAGCCATTTTGGCGGAGAAATTAGGAGCAAAAGAAATCATCGCCATCGACAATGATCCTTGGAGCATTGATAATACAGAAGAAAATGTACAGAAAAACGATTGCAAAAGCATTGAAGTGCAATTAGCCTCTTCTATTATAGCATTTCCCAGTGAAAATTTTGATATTATTTTGGCAAATATCAATCGCAATATTATTTTGGACAATTGGCAAGATTTGGATAAAAAAGTCAAAAAAGAGGGATTTATTTTGCTAAGTGGTTTATTGGCAGAAGATGAATCTACGATTCAAGAAAAAGCAAATCAATCTGGCTGGAGACATTGTAATACACAAGCGCGTCGCCAATGGATTTCTGTTTTGTACCAAAAATAA
- a CDS encoding YdeI/OmpD-associated family protein, which translates to MSNQSFLDKLQLESDKTILIQGLPSSIEKQFVKLSFSKNVTPLLKRKKIDFALIFAINNNQLCAILKEVFPALHGESKLWISFPKTSSKIVTDLNKSCTWDVLINKGYGPGEELELDNVWKAILFSLPKAEEVSLEEDGELVLAEIDSDQSEGRKFEKKLSVLPTEINMLFKKHDKAREFFVSLPSINQKEYVTWIRGAKKEEVKERRLEEMLEKLLAGKTNPLEK; encoded by the coding sequence ATGTCTAATCAAAGTTTTCTGGATAAATTACAGCTCGAAAGTGATAAAACTATTTTAATTCAAGGCTTACCTTCCTCTATTGAAAAACAATTTGTCAAACTTTCTTTTTCCAAAAATGTAACCCCTTTATTGAAGCGTAAAAAGATTGATTTTGCATTAATTTTTGCAATCAATAACAATCAATTGTGCGCTATTTTAAAAGAGGTATTTCCTGCATTACATGGAGAAAGCAAATTGTGGATTTCTTTCCCAAAAACAAGTAGTAAAATCGTTACTGATTTGAATAAAAGTTGTACTTGGGATGTGTTAATCAATAAGGGATACGGCCCTGGTGAAGAGTTGGAATTGGATAATGTGTGGAAAGCCATCTTGTTTTCTCTTCCTAAAGCGGAAGAAGTTTCTTTGGAAGAAGATGGTGAATTGGTATTGGCAGAAATAGATTCTGACCAGTCTGAGGGTAGAAAATTTGAAAAAAAGCTTTCTGTCTTACCAACAGAAATTAATATGCTTTTCAAAAAACATGACAAAGCAAGAGAATTCTTCGTATCTCTTCCTTCTATCAATCAAAAAGAATATGTGACTTGGATTCGAGGCGCAAAAAAAGAAGAAGTGAAAGAAAGAAGATTGGAAGAAATGCTAGAAAAACTATTGGCGGGTAAAACCAATCCATTAGAAAAATAA
- the plsY gene encoding glycerol-3-phosphate 1-O-acyltransferase PlsY, whose protein sequence is MKEALLIVLAYLIGSIPTSVWVSKRFFNFDIREFGSGNAGATNTYRILGPKWGTFVMVVDMVKGIVATSLYILIPRYLGPEHEMIRTNLMIGLGIAAVLGHIFPIWAHFKGGKGVATLFGMIIAIQPEVALCCTGVFILVLFLTRFVSLSSILSSIAFTVLILFIFNDDIKSYRIFSIAVALVVILTHQKNINRLLKGTENKVPIFKGRDRRKEERKNKSNNTEI, encoded by the coding sequence ATGAAAGAGGCTTTATTAATTGTACTTGCTTATTTAATCGGCTCGATTCCGACCTCAGTTTGGGTTAGTAAAAGATTCTTCAATTTTGATATTAGAGAATTTGGTAGCGGTAATGCAGGTGCAACCAATACATATAGAATTTTGGGTCCTAAATGGGGCACGTTTGTAATGGTGGTCGATATGGTTAAAGGTATTGTTGCCACATCATTATACATATTAATTCCAAGATACTTAGGTCCTGAACACGAAATGATTCGTACCAATTTGATGATTGGTTTGGGAATTGCGGCCGTGCTAGGACATATCTTTCCTATCTGGGCTCATTTCAAAGGAGGAAAAGGTGTTGCAACACTATTTGGGATGATTATCGCTATTCAACCGGAAGTAGCACTTTGTTGCACTGGCGTATTCATTTTAGTTTTATTCTTAACTCGTTTTGTATCATTGAGTTCTATTCTTTCAAGTATTGCATTTACCGTTTTAATATTGTTTATTTTTAATGACGATATCAAATCGTATAGGATATTTTCCATAGCAGTAGCTTTGGTAGTTATACTAACCCATCAGAAAAATATTAACCGCTTATTAAAAGGAACAGAAAATAAAGTGCCGATATTCAAAGGTCGAGATCGTAGAAAAGAAGAGCGAAAGAATAAGTCTAATAATACTGAAATATAA
- a CDS encoding RNA polymerase sigma factor has protein sequence MNEEQLIHHCKSGKRLAQKQLFELYANGVMVICFRYVKDRVDAEELMLNSFTQFFKKMDFFNYRGAGSVSAYLKKIAINESLQFLRSKKSIYLHSELTDVVEDNSEDSLDKMSAKEIMDCLMTLPDGYRTIFNLYVLESWTHEEIAQSLQISTGTSKSQLSKARKMMQKILTENKRYGTEKLG, from the coding sequence TTGAACGAAGAACAGCTAATACACCATTGTAAATCAGGAAAAAGACTGGCGCAAAAACAATTATTTGAATTGTATGCGAATGGAGTGATGGTAATTTGTTTTCGTTATGTCAAAGATCGAGTTGATGCAGAGGAGTTGATGTTGAATTCCTTTACGCAATTTTTCAAAAAAATGGATTTTTTCAATTATCGTGGTGCGGGATCTGTCAGTGCTTATTTGAAAAAAATTGCCATCAACGAATCTCTTCAATTTTTACGCAGCAAAAAAAGTATTTATCTACATAGCGAATTGACAGACGTAGTGGAGGATAACTCAGAAGATAGTTTGGATAAAATGTCCGCCAAGGAAATCATGGATTGTTTGATGACTTTGCCAGATGGTTATCGTACGATTTTCAATCTATATGTATTAGAGTCATGGACGCATGAGGAGATTGCGCAATCCTTGCAAATCTCAACTGGGACATCCAAATCACAACTGAGCAAAGCACGAAAAATGATGCAAAAAATATTAACTGAAAATAAGAGATATGGAACAGAGAAATTGGGATGA